Below is a window of bacterium DNA.
GCGCCTATTTAATAGCCAAAAAAGAGGGATTAAAAAATGTATATGTAGGAAATGTTTAAAAAATATAAATTAAGAACACCCCCTGATGAAACTCTTATCTGAAAAGGTTTAAACACTCTTATTTTCCTTTTTTATCTTTATAAATATACTATTTCCTCTCTGGATCTAAAAGCAAAAAAGGCTAAAACACAAACTATTTTTAAACTTTTCTTTATAAAATGTTAAAATTAGAAAGATGAACTGGCAAGATTTAGTTGATTATTTAGTAGCAAATAAAATCCTTAAAACCCCTCATATTATTCGGGCTTTTTTCAAAGTGGAACGGAAAAATTTTATGCCGCAGAATATCCGCTACTTAGCAAACAAAGATGCAGCTCTGCCAATAGGTTATGGCCAGACAATTTCTCAACCTACCACCGTGGCTATAATGCTTGAACTTCTTCAGCCAGAAGAAGGAAATAAAGTTTTGGACATTGGCTCAGGCTCCGGATGGACTACTGCTTTGCTGGCTGAAATAGTCGGCCAGAAAGGCGAGGTATACGCAGTAGAGATCATCCCCCAGCTCCTTAAATTTGGAAAAAACAATGTAAAAAAAGCCGGCTACAAAAATGTTAAATTTTTCCAGAGCAATGGATCTTTAGGGCTGAAAAAATTTGCTCCCTATGAACGCATTCTTTGTAGTGCTGCAGCACCAAAAGTACCCCTAAGCCTAAAAAAACAACTTGCTCCTAAAGGAAATTTGGTCATTCCTGTAGGTTCAATCTCTCAAGCCTTAGTTTTGATTAAGCGCGGAAAAAACTTTTCTTTTACAGAGGAACGCTATCCCGGTTTTATGTTTGTCCGATTAAGAGGAAAGTATGGCTTTAAATAAACTTCCCAAAGTAATAATCGTTGGTGCTATAAATTCAGGCAAATCAACTCTTTTTAATCGTCTTATTGGCGAACAAAAAGCTGTTACCTCTAAAATACCCGGCACCACCAGAGACTGGGTAAGCAAGGAAACAGCTTTTTCTGGCAAACCAGCTCTTTTAATTGACACCGCTGGCTTTTTGGAAGAAGAAACTCCTCTTGAAGAAAAAGTAAAAAAATTCTGGGAAAACATTATTCAAAAAGCTAATCTTTTTATCTTTGTTGCTGACAGCCGCAAGGGATCTACTCCGGAAGATAAAAAAATCCTTTCTTTTTTAAGACGCTTCTCTGTCCCTATAATCTTGGTTATCAATAAAGTTGATAATCCTAAATTAGCTGAGGAAAAACTTAGAGTTTTTAGCGAACTTGGTATTCAAGATATTGTCTGGATTTCTGCTTTGCTCAAAAAGAACCTTCCTTATTTAGAAGAAAAGATTGCTTCCTATCTGCCTAAAAGACAAAAAGACAAAAAACCTGAAACCAAAATTGCGCTTATTGGCAGACCAAATGTAGGCAAATCAACTCTCTTAAATGCCCTTACCCAAACAGAAAGAGCTTTAATTGACAAACAGAGCGGCACTACCAGAGATGAATTGGAAGCCAAATTAAACTCTACCATCACCCTTGTAGACACACCGGGACTAAAAAGAAAAAGTAAAGTTAGACGCCTATTGGAGTTTTTCTCTGCCCGCCGCTCTCTTTATAACATAAAAAAAGCTGATCTTGTAATTTTGGTAATTGATGCCTCTGAAGGCATAGTACACCAAGAAATTAAGATTGCTTCTCTCTGCCAAAAAGCTGGCCGTAGACCAATAATAGTTATTAATAAAAGCGACTTGGTAAGCAAAGACAAACTAAAAGAAGTGATTCAGCAAATCAATGCCCGACTTTACTTTCTTAAACCCTTAAAGATTTTTCCTGTATCAGCTCTTAAGGGAAAAGGGATAACAAAACTGAGAAAAGCCCTTAAGAAAACCGCTTAAGTCATCGCTTATTTCTTCAACCCTCTCGAGAATTATAGAGGGAATATAAATAAAACCCCTTTGCGATACAGGCAAAAGACGCAGCCAAACCCTACCCACAATCGCTTTTTTATTTATAGGCCCAAAAACTCGCGAATCTTCAGAAACCGTTCTGTTATCTCCTAAAACAAAGTACTCGTTTTCGCCAAGTGTAATATCTACTGACCCTTGAGTTAAAACTTTAATATATGGTTCCCTGACTAAAAAGATACCCTCTTCAGAAGAAATATAGATGCGTTGCTTTAAAATCCTTACTCTCTCATGAGGCAAAGCAATAATACGCTTAATATAGACAGCATAAGGATTGTCTGGTGCTTGAAAAACTATCACTTCTCCCCTTTGTAGTTTAAAATGAGGGGTAATTTTTTCTATCCAAAGATAATCCCCATTGGAAAAACTTGGCTCCATACTGTTTCCTCTTACTATAAAAGGTTCAGCTATAAATAAACGAAAAAGGATAAGAAAAGCCAAAAACAGCAAAAAACCTTTGCCTAAAAAAGAAAATATCCTTCTAAGTTCTCGCCACTTTAACATAAGCGTCAATTATAACATAAATAAAAACAGCCATTGCAACCCAAGCCTATTTCCTGCCTGCCTGTTTACTTTCCTCTATTATTTTTGCCAAATGCTCCTCTCTGGTTTTAGCCAAACGCTCCAGTGCTTGATCAAAATCCTCAAGCAAGATATTAGCCTGCTCTGCCCCTAAAAAGTAAGGCAAAATAACAAAATCAGCCCCCTCTTCATAAAGCTTCAAAGCTTCAGAGTAATCACCAGCCACTACATAGATAAAAGCTTGAGGGTTTTTCTGATTTAATTCCTTTATTAAAGAAAGATTAGTCTTGAAATCAGGGATTGTAGAGACAACCAAAGCGGCTTTATCTAAATTAACCTGCTCTCTAATTTCTGGCTCCAAGGCATCTCCGTAAACAGTGCGTACTTTATTTTTATAGCGGCTGATAACATCAGGGTTGTGATCCACTAAAATAACTTTCCTTTTTAGTTTTAACAAGGTCTTTATTAGCCTAGCCCCAATGCGATGACCGCCAAAAACAACAGCGTGATTACTTAAAGTCTTTAGCTCTTTATCTTCAATATGTTTTTTAAACAAACTCAAAGGCAAAACCCTATCCCAAACCTTAACTAACCAAAGCCCCAACCTATCCATATATTCAAAAACATAAGAAGCAAAAAAGGAAGAAGCTAAAAAGTTGTATCCTGCTAAATTAAAAGCCTGACTAGAAAGGGAGTGGGAAACAGTAAGAGAAAACTCTGATGACTGCCCCATTATTAAACCAGACTCCACAGAAAGAGGCCGAGAAAAACGGGAAAGAAAGCCTAAAAGCATATAAATAATCGGCTTAAAAGCTATGGTCAGGCTTAAAAGAATAATAAAAGGTATTAAAAGGTTTTTAAAAGAAGCAACATCCAACTGCAACCCTAATGTCAAAAATAAAAGCATAACAAAAAAGTCTCTTAGCGGTCTCATTCTTGAAGATATCTCATAACGATAAAGTAAAGGCGAAAGGCTTAAACCTCCTAAAAACGCACCAGCTGCCAAAGATAAACCAAAATACTCTGAAACCATTGAAAAAGAAAAAAGCACTCCCAAAGAAAGCAAAAACAAAAGCTCCTCTGAATAAGCCGCAAAAGCAAAAAGGCGGGGGAAAACAAAGTAACCGCCTGTAAAAGCTAAAAGAAACAAACTGCCCAATCCGATCAAATGTTCAGAGATACTCAAGCTTTTATCCTCTACTAAAGCTAAACAGAAAATTGCCAAAAGGTCCTGCAGTAAAAGAATTGCTAAAGAAAGGTATCCCAAAGTGGTATTTAAACGATTCTGTTCAGCCAAAGTTTTGACTACCAAGAGCGTAGAAGAAAAACTCAAAACCACGCCAAAAATAATCTTACCCTGCCCCAAAAAATCAAAGTAAGGGAGGCGGCTAAAAATTAAGACAAAAACAAGGGTGTTAATTGCTCCTACTAAAAAACCCAAAAGGGCAACCTTAAAGTTCTTAAAGATAGCTACCAAATCCAATTCCAATCCAGCCAAAAAAAGCAAAAAAGCAATTCCAATCAAAGAAAAGGATTCTAAAAGAGGCATCTGCTCTGAAGGAATAATCCGCAGCACTGGACCAAGCAAAAATCCAGCTAAAAGATAAACCGGAAGCAAAGGCTGACGCAAAACTCTAAAAATCAAAGCTAAAGCCGCTAAACCAACTACCAAAAGCCCGATTTGAAAAAAGAGTGACATCAGAAAAATTATACCATATTTTCCTGCCGTTTAGAGTAAAACTACTTTTTTGCTTCCAATTTCAACTTTTTGATTTGGTCCCTTAAAAGCGCTGCTCTCTCAAACTCCAGATTTTGCGCTGCCAACTCCATTTTGGCGGTTAATTCTTTAATAAGATGTTTTCTTTCTTCTTCAGGGATTCCCCTGGAGCCAATCTCTTGCAAATCTCTTTCTTCCTCAGTTAAACTTTCGCTCTTGAGCCAAATTTGAATACTTTTTTTAATGCTCTTTGGCACCTTACAATACTTGCGATTATACTCTTTTTGAGCCTTGCGCCTCCGTTGAGTCTCTGCAATCGCTCTTTTCATTGATCCGGTTAAACGATCAGCATAAAGTATTGCTTTTCCTTCCTTGTGTCTAGCTGCCCGCCCCATTGTTTGTATTAAAGCCCACTCACTGCGTAAAAACCCTTCTTTGTCTGCATCTAAAATCGCAACCAAAGAAACCTCAGGCAAATCTAAGCCTTCACGCAAAAGATTAACCCCTATCAAAACATCATATTTTCCCTCACGCAGAGCCTTAAGAATTGGCGGCCGCTTCAAAGTTTCAATCTCTGAGTGCAGATAAGCAACCTTTATGTTTTCCTCACGCAAATAATCGGTCAGCTCCTCTGCTAACCGTTTGGTCAAAACCGTAACCAAAACCCGTTGGTCTTTTTTTACTCTTTTTTTAATCTCTGCTATCAAATCCGAAAGCTGATTTTTTGTTGGTCTTACCTCAACCTTTGGATCTAAGAGGTAAGTGGGCCTGATTATTTGCTCCACTATACAAGAAGAAGGAACTAAATCTTTTAGAGGTGTCTTTTCTATCTTCTCTTCACTTATCTTGCCTGTATGAGATAAAGCTTGCGCCAACTCCCAAGAACCGGGAGTAGCAGAAACATAGATAGCTTGATTAATATGACGACGAAACTCATTAAACTTGAGCGGGCGGTTGTCTAAAGCCGTAGGCAAACGAAACCCATACTTGACTAAGGTTTTTTTTCGAGAACGATCGCCAAAGCACATTCCTCTAATTTGGGGAATAGTCATATGGCTCTCATCAACAATTAGAAGAAAATCCTTGGGAAAATAATCCAAAAGGCAAGCCGGGGGCTCACCAGGTTTGCGCCCATCAAAATAAAGAGAGTAGTTTTCAATGCCAGAACAATAACCCGTTTCTCTAATCATTTCTATATCTTGTAAGGTGCGTTCCTTGATTCTCTGCGCTTCAAGCAGTTTGCCTTCCTGTTTAAACTTTTTAAACTGAATCCACATATCCTTTTCAATCTCATCCAAAATGTGATTGAGGCGGGCAGAAGAAGCAATAAAGTGTGTGGCAGGATAAATGACTACCCTCTGCAAATCTTCCTCTTTTAATTTGGTAAAAGGATTAATAGCCGAAATAGATTCAACTTCATCGTCAAAAAACTCTATCCGAAAAGCCCTATCCCCATAAGGGGGCAAAATCTCAATAACTTCACCGTGGAGAGAAAAAGAGGCTCTTTGCAGCTCAAAATCATTGCGCTTATACTGTAAATTAACTAATTGACGCTTGAGAATCTCTGGGCTATATATCTTGCCTTTTTCTATCTCTAAATGAAGGCGGTGGTACTCCCTAGGATTACCTAAGCCGTAAATACAAGACACAGAGGCAACAATAACAACATCTTTGCGAGTCATTAAGCTGTAAGTAGCTTCATTGCGTAAGCGGCTAATCTCCTCATTGATTTGGGCATCTTTGTCAATATAAGTATCTGTATGCGGCATATAGGCTTCGGGCTGATAGTAATCGTAGTACGAAACAAAATATTTAACCGCATTTTTTGGAAAAAAGCTTTTGAACTCAGAATAAAGCTGTGCTGCCAAAATTTTATTATGCGAGATTACTAAAGTAGGCTTTTGCCACTCTTCTATCACTTTAGCTAAAGTAAAAGTCTTGCCTGATCCAGTCACCCCCAAAAGAACCTGATCTCTAACTCCCTTTCTTAAGTTTTTTAAAATCTTCTCAATTGCTTGGGGCTGGTCTCCAGCAGGCTTAAAAGAGGATATGAGCTTAAAATTCATCTTAACTTGCTAATCTATCTATCTTTCGCTGCTCTTTGAGTGTGTCTTTTCCGCCACTCTTTGATTTTTCGGTGGTTGCCAGAAAGAAGAACTTTGGGCACTTTTTTATTTTCAAAAACCTCTGGCCGAGTATAGTGAGGATACTCTAATAAAGGTTTCCCTTTTTTATCACAAAGCATAAAAGATTCCTCTTGGGGAGCCTCCTTCTTCTCCAAAACCCCAGGCAAAAGTCTAACAACAGCGTCAACTACAACTAAAGCTGCACTCTCCCCCCCACTCAAAACATAATCTCCTATAGAGATCTCCTCATCAACATATTCTCTAATCCGTTCATCAAATCCCTCATAATGACCACAAATTAAGGTAATACTTGCTTTTTTAGCCAGAGAAATAACCTTTTTTTGATTTAATTTCTTCCCTTTAGGGGTCAAAAGAATAAATTTGGTTTGGGGATCATCTTTTTTTATTTGGCGCAAAGCTTTAACTAAGACATCTACCCGCAATACCATACCAGCTCCTCCGCCATAAGGCCTGTCATCTACCTGCCTTCTTGGCCCTAAACCAAAATCTCTCAGATTATAAAGATTAAACTTTACGGCTCTAACTTTTTGCGCCTTAAAAATCATACTTTGCTGCAGGGGAGAAGAGAAAAACTCTGGGAAAAGGGTCAAGATATTTATACGCATAATAAAAATTTAAACAGAAATAAGAGGCGAATTTTTCGCCTTTTTCAGCCACCCTCTTCTGCAAAAACGGCTAAGTCTGAGGGGTTTCCTCTTTCTTCTCCGGCTCTTCCAGCTTCAAATTAATACGAGCTTTGTTTTTTAGGCCAATTACCCGTAAAACTGTGCGCACAGCATTAATAGTCTGCCCTTTCTTACCAATAACCTTGCCCAGATCTTCAGGGTTAACTTTCAAAGTGATTAAAACACCCATCTCATCAACCCTTCTGTCTGTTTTAACATCTTCAGGATGGTCAACAATAGCTTTGGCCACATACTCAACAAACTCTTGGTCTTTCTCCATAACTACTCCTTATTCCTTTAGTTTCTTGGGATACTGAGTGGGGCGGCCTCCTCCTGCTTAACGCAGGAGAAACACCACTCAAAAACAGCTAAAAAATACCATAGAGGCAATTTTGATTCAAGAGAAAAAGATAAACAAAGTAACTGAGCCTAGCTTAAACTTTTTATTTTGACAAAATTTTCTTTATCCACCTTCAATTGTTGCCTTTATTCTTCTTACCCCTGCACCACTTGATTCCTCTTTAATAATTCTAAAACAACCCAGCTCAGAGGTTGTTTTAGCATGAGGGCCGCGACAAACCTCTTTAGAAAAATCCCCTATAGAAAAAACTGAAACCTTTTCCCCATAACGACCTTGAAAAAAGGCTAAAGCTCCGCTTTTCTTAGCCTCATCAGGAGTCATCACCTCTTTTTTGACTGGCAAATTTTCTTTAATTTTTTGATTCACTAAATTCTCTACTTTTCTCAATTCTTCCTCGGTTAATTTTCTCGGAAAAGTAATGTCAAAACGCAGTCTCTCCGGATTAATATCCTGACCTGCTTGCCTAACCTCTTTGCCTAAAACCTCGCGCAAAGCCTGATGAAGCAAGTGAGCGGCGGTGTGCAGGCAAGCAACCCGTTTTTTCTCTTGAGCTGACAAAACCTCTCTGGTCAAAACCGCCTTTCTGGCCTTATCTCTCTGTTTTCTTAAAAGGGACTCAAACTCCTTCCAGTTGATTTTAATTTTATGCTCTAAAGCAAAGTTCTCAATGAATTCCCGGGGCAAACCAAAGGTGTCATACAAGAAAAAAGCATCTTGGGCATTAAGTGTTTTCTTGCGTTTGAAAATCTTTTCCAGCTGCTTTTGAGCCTGCCTGAGAGAACGATTAAATCTCTCCAACTCGGCCTTGAGAGCTGCCAAGATAGTTTCTCTTCGGTTGTCTAGTTCTGGATAAACAGGGGAAAACTCACTAATAACAAGATTGGCTAAATTTAGAAGCAAATCTTGAGGAGCCTGGAGGATTGAAGCCGCCACTTGGCTTCTCCTGATCAAACGTCTTAAAACATAACCCCTGTCTAAGTTGGAGGGCATTATTCCTTCAGAAAGGATAAAGACAACTGCGCGAATATGATCAGCCAAAATTCGTTGGTAACGAAGATTTTGGGACTGAACCTTGTTTTGAATTTCTTTAATCAAGGGGGCAAACAAGGAAGTGGTAAAAACATCTTCCTTTCTTTCCAGCACAGCCACTATTCTTTCCAGTCCCATACCTGTATCTACCCCAAAAGATTTAAGCGGCTTAAACTCCCCCTTTTTGTTTTTAAAATATTGGTTAAAAACCAAATTCCAGACCTCAACTCCGTCAACCAAGAACTCAACCGTTGGGCCACAAGGACCCTCTTCTCCGGTGGGACCCCAAAAATTGTCTTCTCGACCCTGAAGCTTAATTCTGTAGCCCAATTTTTCCAAAATAGCGATACTATCTTTATCTTGAGGCGTTTTTTCGTCTCCCTTAAAAGCAGTAACTTCTATTCTTTGAGGATCAATTCTGAGTTCTTTTTCCAAAAACTCTTTTGCCCACAAAATAGCCTCTTTTTTAAAATAATCACCAAAAGAGAAATTGCCCAGCATCTCAAAAAAAGTAAGATGAGTTTTGTCACCCACTTCCTCAATATCGCTTGTGCGTACACATTTCTGAACCGTAACTACCCGTTTTGCTTCTGGCTGTCTTACCCCCAAAAACCAATCTTTAAACTGCTGCATTCCGGCTGTGGTGAAAAGAACTGAGGGATCATTCTCAGGAATTAAGGAGGAAGAGGGATAAATCTTGTGCCCTTTTTCTTTAAAAAAAGAGAGAAATTTGTCCCGAAGATTTTGGGCAGAAGGAGTTTTCATACTTTTATATCTTTATTCCTAACCAGTTTTTAATCATCAAAACTATAGGCGGTAAACTTATCTTTGACAAGACTTTTTTTTCTCCTTTCTTTTTATCAACCCACCACTGACCATAAAGGTCATCATATATCTTCTTTATTTCCTGCACTTTTTGAAAATAGCTGTAAGTTTCGGGGTTTAATCCTCGAGTAGTTTTGTAAGCAGAGACATAATCAGCCAATCTATAGCCGCCGTTATAAGCAATAAGGGCTAAAGCCGGATCGTTGTATTTTTTCACATAAAAAGCTAAATACCAAGTACCATACTTGATATTAGTTTCAGGATCAAAAAGCTTATCAGCAGAAAAACTTTCCTCTTCACCCAAACGACGAGCAATTGAACGGGCGGTATTGGGTAAAAGCTGCATCAACCCTCTTGCCCCAGCAATGGAAACCGCATCTTTTCCAAATCTGCTCTCTGTCCAAATAGTAGCCGCCACCAAATTGGGATCAATATCGTTTTCCAAAGCATACTTTTTAATAAAATCTTTGTACGCTAAAGGATAAACTGAGTCAGCCAAAATTTTAGGCAATAACAAAAAAATTGCCCCAGCGATAATAATTAAAATCACTATCACCCACAAAATAATCCTTCTTGCTCCTACTTTAAGCATTAAGGAATAATTAACTTCTGTCCTACCCGCAAAGAAGTGGCATCAGCGATATTATTGGTTTCAGCTAACTCTTTCCAATCCACCCCAAACTTTTGGGCAATACCATAAAGAGTGTCTCCGGGCTCCACAGTATAGGTTTTTTGCGAAGCTGAAGTTTGTGACAAAGACTCTTGGGAAGTTGAAGTCGGCGCCTGAGTAACAGGTGACTCTTGGGAGGTAGAAGAAAAATCTTCCTTAAATATAGGTTGTTCAAAAGACTCGGTCGCAGAAGAGCTTTTGCTTTTTGCTCGAAAAACAAAACCCAAAAGCAAACAAACAACAACTACAAATAAACTCAGGGTAGCTCCGCCCAACAACTTAGCCAACTTTTCTTCCTCCATTACCCTTTGAATATAACAAACAAGAAAGAAAGAGGCAAACAACCATTTGTTTTAATAAACAGCAACTGAAGCAATTTTGTCATCAACACGCAAACGCATTAACCTCACCCCTTGAGTAACCCGGGACAAAGGTCTTAAAGATTTAAGCGGGGTCTTTATCATCTGCCCTTGTTTAGAGATTAAAATCAACTCTTTGTGATGAGTGCGTTTAATCAGGCGGGCTACCACTAATTTTCCTGTTCTGCGGCTTACTTTAGCTGCTCTCAATCCTTTACCACCTCTTCTCTGGATTTTGAAATAGTTCAGAGCAGATATTTTGCCATAACCCAACTCGCTAATAGTAAGCAGATAAAAATCTTCACCGCCTCTCTGCTTTAAAACCAAAAGACTATCTGCTTCTTCTTGATTTAAACCTGTCTCTTTTACAGCTTGAGCTACCTCTTCGTCCTCTTTATAAGCCTTGGCAATAACATCCATACCCACTAAATAATCATCTTCTCCTAATTCAATCCCCTTAACTCCACCGGCGCTCCTGCCCATTGGCCTGACCTCACTCTCTTTAAACCTGACTGACTGACCCAAAGCACTGACTAAAATTATCTCATCTCTGCCAGAAGTAGGCTGAGCCCAAAGAAGCTCATCTTCTTTACGGAGGCGAACAATAATAATACCTGATTTGCGAATTTTGGCTAGGTCACTAATTTTTACCTTTTTTACCACTCCTGCCTTAGTGGCCATAAACAGATATTCAAAATGGGAATCCAAAGCTAAATTAACTACCGCAGTTACCTTCTCTTGAGGTTTTAATTCAATAAAATTAACCAAAGGAGACCCTTTAGACTGCCGTGTACCTTCGGGCAGATCATAGACTAAAGCCTCTAAAACTCTCCCTTGATTAGTAAAAAACAAGAGCCTGTCATGTGTCATAGCAGCAAAAATCCGCGCTACCTCGTCTTCCTCCTTGGTAGCCATACCTAAAACCCCTTTGCCCCCTCGAGCTTGAGAACGATAAGTATTAATAGGCATTCGCTTGATATAGTTATCTGAAGTCAGAACCACTAAATTCAATTCATTAGCCACCAAATCCTCAAGAGACATCTCCCCTATTTTTTGCTTATATATCTTAGTACGCCGCTCATCAGCATACTTCTTTCTCAGCTCCTTGAGCTCCTTCTTGACTACTTTCAGAATCTCTTTGGCTGAAGACAAAAGTTTTTTTAGTTCTTTTATTAATTTTTTAATCTCCTTATATTCCTTTAAAACCTGTTTTCTCTCCAAGGCAGAAAGCTGGTGCAGGCGCATCTCTAAGATAGCCTCTGTTTGTTTGTCAGAGAGTTTAAATCTTTTGCGTAAGCGCTTATGAGCTTGTAGACGGTTAGCTGACTCTCTGATAGTTTTAATAACTTCGTCAAGGTGATCTAAAGCTGTTAACAACCCTTCTAAGATGTGTTTCCGCGCCTCAGCTTTTTTGAGTTCAAAACGAGTTCTGCGGGTAACGATCTCCTGGCGGTGATCAATATAAGCCTGCAAAAGGGTTTTTAAATTAAAAACCCGAGGCTGAATCCCTTTGTCTAAAGCCAGCATATTAACGTAGAGGATTTCCTGTAAAGGAGTAAATTTATAAAGCTGGTTTAGGACCTTTTTAGGATGGGCCTCTCTTTTTAACTCAATCACTATACGGATACCCTCTTTACCTGATTCATCTCTTAAATCAGCAATGCCTTTAACCTTTTTGTCTTTTACCAAAGCAGCAATCTTCTGCAAAAGAACAGCTTTATTAACCTGATAAGGAATCTCAGAAATAATAATACGAAATCTTCCCCGCGATCCTTCTTCTATCTCAGCTTTTGCCCTCATTATTACTTTGCCTTTGCCAGAAGAGTATAGAGCCTTTAACTCTTCCCAATCATAAACCAAACCTCCGGTAGGAAAATCAGGCCCTTTAACAAATTGAAGCAAATCTTCAACAGAAGCCTCCGGATTATCTATCAAATGGATTATAGCCTCTATTACTTCACCTAAATTATGGGGCGGAATACTGGTAGCCATACCAACAGCAATCCCTAAAGTGCCGTTAATAATTAAGTTAGGAAGCTTGGCAGGCAAAACTTTGGGCTCTTGCCTTGTGCCGTCATAATTGGGCATAAAATCAACGGTCTCTTTCTCAATGTCTAAAAGCATCTCTTCAGCTACAGGAGCAAGCTTGGATTCGGTATAACGCATCGCCGCCGCAGAGTCCCCATCAATTGAACCAAAGTTGCCTTGACCTGAGATAAGAGGATAACGCAGAGAAAAATCTTGCGCCATTCTCACCAAAGCATCATAAACAGCCACATCTCCATGAGGATGGTAGCGCCCTAAAACAGAACCTACAACAGTAGCTGATTTTCTGAATTTAGCTGAAGAGAGAAGTCCCATCTCCTTCATAGTGTAAAGAATGCGCCGATGCACTGGTTTTAAGCCATCCCTAACATCAGGCAAAGCGCGAGAAACTATCACTGACATTGCGTAATCCAAATAAGAGTTCTCCATCTCTTCAGAAATCTCTCTTGGCTTTATCTCTTGGGCAAATTTCTTTTTTTCTTCTGCCATATTTAAATATCTAAGTTTTTAACTTGGCTGGCTCTATTTTGAATAAACTTCTTTCTTCCT
It encodes the following:
- the uvrB gene encoding excinuclease ABC subunit UvrB; translated protein: MNFKLISSFKPAGDQPQAIEKILKNLRKGVRDQVLLGVTGSGKTFTLAKVIEEWQKPTLVISHNKILAAQLYSEFKSFFPKNAVKYFVSYYDYYQPEAYMPHTDTYIDKDAQINEEISRLRNEATYSLMTRKDVVIVASVSCIYGLGNPREYHRLHLEIEKGKIYSPEILKRQLVNLQYKRNDFELQRASFSLHGEVIEILPPYGDRAFRIEFFDDEVESISAINPFTKLKEEDLQRVVIYPATHFIASSARLNHILDEIEKDMWIQFKKFKQEGKLLEAQRIKERTLQDIEMIRETGYCSGIENYSLYFDGRKPGEPPACLLDYFPKDFLLIVDESHMTIPQIRGMCFGDRSRKKTLVKYGFRLPTALDNRPLKFNEFRRHINQAIYVSATPGSWELAQALSHTGKISEEKIEKTPLKDLVPSSCIVEQIIRPTYLLDPKVEVRPTKNQLSDLIAEIKKRVKKDQRVLVTVLTKRLAEELTDYLREENIKVAYLHSEIETLKRPPILKALREGKYDVLIGVNLLREGLDLPEVSLVAILDADKEGFLRSEWALIQTMGRAARHKEGKAILYADRLTGSMKRAIAETQRRRKAQKEYNRKYCKVPKSIKKSIQIWLKSESLTEEERDLQEIGSRGIPEEERKHLIKELTAKMELAAQNLEFERAALLRDQIKKLKLEAKK
- a CDS encoding protein-L-isoaspartate(D-aspartate) O-methyltransferase, translating into MNWQDLVDYLVANKILKTPHIIRAFFKVERKNFMPQNIRYLANKDAALPIGYGQTISQPTTVAIMLELLQPEEGNKVLDIGSGSGWTTALLAEIVGQKGEVYAVEIIPQLLKFGKNNVKKAGYKNVKFFQSNGSLGLKKFAPYERILCSAAAPKVPLSLKKQLAPKGNLVIPVGSISQALVLIKRGKNFSFTEERYPGFMFVRLRGKYGFK
- the lepB gene encoding signal peptidase I, with the protein product MLKWRELRRIFSFLGKGFLLFLAFLILFRLFIAEPFIVRGNSMEPSFSNGDYLWIEKITPHFKLQRGEVIVFQAPDNPYAVYIKRIIALPHERVRILKQRIYISSEEGIFLVREPYIKVLTQGSVDITLGENEYFVLGDNRTVSEDSRVFGPINKKAIVGRVWLRLLPVSQRGFIYIPSIILERVEEISDDLSGFLKGFSQFCYPFSLKS
- the der gene encoding ribosome biogenesis GTPase Der; amino-acid sequence: MALNKLPKVIIVGAINSGKSTLFNRLIGEQKAVTSKIPGTTRDWVSKETAFSGKPALLIDTAGFLEEETPLEEKVKKFWENIIQKANLFIFVADSRKGSTPEDKKILSFLRRFSVPIILVINKVDNPKLAEEKLRVFSELGIQDIVWISALLKKNLPYLEEKIASYLPKRQKDKKPETKIALIGRPNVGKSTLLNALTQTERALIDKQSGTTRDELEAKLNSTITLVDTPGLKRKSKVRRLLEFFSARRSLYNIKKADLVILVIDASEGIVHQEIKIASLCQKAGRRPIIVINKSDLVSKDKLKEVIQQINARLYFLKPLKIFPVSALKGKGITKLRKALKKTA
- the trmD gene encoding tRNA (guanosine(37)-N1)-methyltransferase TrmD; amino-acid sequence: MRINILTLFPEFFSSPLQQSMIFKAQKVRAVKFNLYNLRDFGLGPRRQVDDRPYGGGAGMVLRVDVLVKALRQIKKDDPQTKFILLTPKGKKLNQKKVISLAKKASITLICGHYEGFDERIREYVDEEISIGDYVLSGGESAALVVVDAVVRLLPGVLEKKEAPQEESFMLCDKKGKPLLEYPHYTRPEVFENKKVPKVLLSGNHRKIKEWRKRHTQRAAKDR
- a CDS encoding cation:proton antiporter; amino-acid sequence: MSLFFQIGLLVVGLAALALIFRVLRQPLLPVYLLAGFLLGPVLRIIPSEQMPLLESFSLIGIAFLLFLAGLELDLVAIFKNFKVALLGFLVGAINTLVFVLIFSRLPYFDFLGQGKIIFGVVLSFSSTLLVVKTLAEQNRLNTTLGYLSLAILLLQDLLAIFCLALVEDKSLSISEHLIGLGSLFLLAFTGGYFVFPRLFAFAAYSEELLFLLSLGVLFSFSMVSEYFGLSLAAGAFLGGLSLSPLLYRYEISSRMRPLRDFFVMLLFLTLGLQLDVASFKNLLIPFIILLSLTIAFKPIIYMLLGFLSRFSRPLSVESGLIMGQSSEFSLTVSHSLSSQAFNLAGYNFLASSFFASYVFEYMDRLGLWLVKVWDRVLPLSLFKKHIEDKELKTLSNHAVVFGGHRIGARLIKTLLKLKRKVILVDHNPDVISRYKNKVRTVYGDALEPEIREQVNLDKAALVVSTIPDFKTNLSLIKELNQKNPQAFIYVVAGDYSEALKLYEEGADFVILPYFLGAEQANILLEDFDQALERLAKTREEHLAKIIEESKQAGRK
- a CDS encoding KH domain-containing protein, yielding MEKDQEFVEYVAKAIVDHPEDVKTDRRVDEMGVLITLKVNPEDLGKVIGKKGQTINAVRTVLRVIGLKNKARINLKLEEPEKKEETPQT